A part of Dreissena polymorpha isolate Duluth1 chromosome 13, UMN_Dpol_1.0, whole genome shotgun sequence genomic DNA contains:
- the LOC127856458 gene encoding uncharacterized protein LOC127856458 isoform X2 — MSKSYACAICTKRVGPKERRKLKTDGNKQLIKYLRKHMLLTDEVTEKDVVHNSCRLKYTAESAAARLSASPKKNPQHEPSDKKSPFQLNIKSAGFSHTICPICNRKGARSEGFVTIPGEAIMQLFINKNILLKKKSRCCNTHMSGGKFTPETLSADIQGKIRSTTYMEPEQISSLINSLRQSATQRQKSCIDFDDPSTMTDADYWNLTGLTKDQFSTLIGDVDDIRTTKTRSIRTCIALLLVKLRTSLGNALLSTLFNMTIAQSWIQEGDVVVVDRGFRDASTVLEELGVTMQMPSFMRKGSTQHTSEESNKSRLVTKIRWVVESTNGRLKTWTYLARTMPNTQVPFIGDYVRIVGAICNRFRPALSSGDSDQDKIVAERMLYLSGQNNDLQQFISDNDIEKITKASWKPMDELDINCPIMTEDELRCLIFGVYTVKLAASYTQEHMSSDGIYSIHGYVHNRSLLCLKFQSRHVSRKQYRSYIRFKEGSVDAWFCSCPVGARVVGTCAHVTSALWYLCFRRHQTDQPSDGPRNWAADISDAANVSY; from the exons aTGTCTAAATCTTATGCGTGTGCTATATGCACCAAACGTGTGGGCCCAAAAGAAAGGAGGAAATTAAAAACAGATGGCAATAAACAACTTATAAAGTACTTGAGAAAGCATATGCTATTGACAGACGAAGTTACAGAGAAAGACGTTGTTCATAATTCTTGCCGTCTTAAGTATACAGCAGAATCGGCGGCGGCAAGATTAAGTGCATCCCCAAAGAAAAATCCACAACATGAACCGTCTGACAAGAAATCGCCgtttcaattaaacattaaatcaGCTGGGTTCAGCCATACTATATGTCCTATATGTAACAGGAAGGGCGCTCGGTCCGAAGGGTTTGTAACCATACCGGGCGAGGCGATAATGCAACTgttcatcaacaaaaacattttgttgaaaaaaaaatcgcgaTGTTGTAACACTCACATGAGTGGGGGGAAGTTTACACCAGAGACCCTTTCTGCTGATATTCAAGGAAAAATTAGATCCACAACATACATGGAACCTGAACAGATAAGCAGTTTAATTAACTCGCTACGGCAAAGTGCGACACAACGTCAAAAATCTTGCATCGATTTTGACGACCCATCCACAATGACGGATGCTGATTATTGGAATCTTACTG GGTTGACGAAAGACCAATTTTCAACTCTTATCGGTGATGTAGACGACATACGGACAACAAAGACCAGGTCCATTCGAACATGCATCGCATTGCTCCTAGTCAAACTAAGAACTAGTTTAGGGAATGCGCTGCTCAGCACTTTGTTCAACATGACGATTGCGCAG AGCTGGATTCAGGAAGGTGATGTGGTCGTAGTTGACAGAGGTTTCCGAGATGCGTCGACTGTTCTCGAAGAACTTGGTGTAACTATGCAGATGCCATCTTTTATGCGAAAGGGGTCTACACAGCACACAAGCGAAGAGTCTAACAAGTCGAGGCTTGTGACGAAG ATACGATGGGTTGTCGAGTCAACCAATGGCAGACTCAAGACATGGACATATTTAGCTAGGACAATGCCAAACACCCAAGTGCCatttattg gtGACTATGTGCGAATTGTTGGAGCAATCTGCAACCGCTTCAGACCGGCTCTAAGTAGCGGGGACTCCGATCAAGACAAAATAGTTGCAGAGAGAATGTTGTATTTGTCAGGACAGAACAACGATTTACAACAATTCATCTCTGACAACGACATAGAAAAAATAACCAAGGCATCGTGGAAACCGATGGACGAACTAGACATAAACTGTCCAATAATGACCGAGGATGAACTTAGATGTCTAATCTTTGGTGTATACACAGTTAAGCTGGCGGCTTCTTATACACAAGAGCACATGTCAAGTGACGGAATATACTCAATTCACGGTTATGTGCACAATAGGAGTTTGCTGTGCTTGAAGTTCCAAAGTCGGCATGTGTCCCGAAAGCAATACCGGTCTTACATACGTTTTAAGGAGGGGTCAGTCGACGCATGGTTTTGCAGCTGCCCAGTGGGAGCACGTGTAGTTGGAACATGTGCGCACGTTACAAGTGCGCTGTGGTACCTTTGTTTCAGGCGACACCAAACTGATCAACCGTCAGATGGTCCGAGAAATTGGGCTGCAGACATTTCAGATGCCGCTAACGTGTCATATTAA
- the LOC127854852 gene encoding uncharacterized protein LOC127854852, with the protein MINYINIMGNTFAKAAAIDFGIQWSLWAIASLLKTEKFYDLAGSGTFLFLAYQTLQWGQTYFTRQKVTTGMVMTWAARLGLFLFTRVLKDGKDSRFNSVRGNPGRFWVYWTIQGIWVFVTLLPLLVLNNKKEDRPLTTRDYVGWGIWTLGFLFEALADHQKSVFKSNPGNAGKFITSGLWSVSRYPNYFGEICMWLGIFITSSSVMTTPKEYASVISPLFVSFLLLRVSGIPIQEKQQAKRWGTDPNFVNYVKRTAKLIPYIW; encoded by the exons AtgataaattacattaatatCATGGGCAACACGTTTGCGAAAGCAGCGGCAATTGATTTTGGAATTCAATGGTCACTTTGGGCTATTGCAAGCTTGCTCAAAACTGAGAAGTTCTACGATTTGGCAG GTTCAGGAACCTTCCTGTTCCTAGCTTACCAAACACTGCAATGGGGTCAGACATACTTCACCCGTCAGAAAGTCACAACAGGCATGGTGATGACCTGGGCTGCAAG ACTCGGCCTGTTCCTGTTCACTCGAGTTCTGAAAGATGGCAAGGATAGCAGGTTTAACAGTGTAAGAGGAAATCCAGGACGATTCTGGGTCTACTGGACAATACAAG GTATTTGGGTGTTTGTGACCCTCCTCCCATTGCTCGTTCTCAACAACAAGAAGGAAGACCGTCCACTGACAACCCGAGACTATGTTGGTTGGGGCATTTGGACCCTGGGTTTCTTGTTTGAAGCCCTAGCTGACCATCAGAAGTCTGTTTTCAAGAGCAACCCAGGCAACGCG GGCAAGTTCATTACATCTGGGCTGTGGAGCGTATCTCGTTACCCAAACTATTTTGGAGAGATATGCATGTGGCTTGGAATATTCATCACATCATCCTCGGTTATGACAACACCAAAAGAGTACGCGTCTGTGATATCGCCATTGTTTGTGTCGTTCCTGCTGCTGCGTGTCAGCGGAATACCGATCCAGGAGAAGCAACAGGCCAAGAGATGGGGAACCGATCCTAACTTTGTCAACTATGTCAAGCGGACGGCAAAATTAATTCCGTATATTTGGTAG
- the LOC127856458 gene encoding uncharacterized protein LOC127856458 isoform X3, with protein sequence MSKSYACAICTKRVGPKERRKLKTDGNKQLIKYLRKHMLLTDEVTEKDVVHNSCRLKYTAESAAARLSASPKKNPQHEPSDKKSPFQLNIKSAGFSHTICPICNRKGARSEGFVTIPGEAIMQLFINKNILLKKKSRCCNTHMSGGKFTPETLSADIQGKIRSTTYMEPEQISSLINSLRQSATQRQKSCIDFDDPSTMTDADYWNLTGLTKDQFSTLIGDVDDIRTTKTRSIRTCIALLLVKLRTSLGNALLSTLFNMTIAQIRRALKSSRKYLMKSFVPKNMGFKHVSREEIRTTHTRPLAQELFAASDQNKSIIVLDGTYIYIQKSSNFSFARRSYSMHKHRPLVKPMIVVSTTGYIISILGPYLADGKNSDANILKHIINQNTEDFKSWIQEGDVVVVDRGFRDASTVLEELGVTMQMPSFMRKGSTQHTSEESNKSRLVTKVTMCELLEQSATASDRL encoded by the exons aTGTCTAAATCTTATGCGTGTGCTATATGCACCAAACGTGTGGGCCCAAAAGAAAGGAGGAAATTAAAAACAGATGGCAATAAACAACTTATAAAGTACTTGAGAAAGCATATGCTATTGACAGACGAAGTTACAGAGAAAGACGTTGTTCATAATTCTTGCCGTCTTAAGTATACAGCAGAATCGGCGGCGGCAAGATTAAGTGCATCCCCAAAGAAAAATCCACAACATGAACCGTCTGACAAGAAATCGCCgtttcaattaaacattaaatcaGCTGGGTTCAGCCATACTATATGTCCTATATGTAACAGGAAGGGCGCTCGGTCCGAAGGGTTTGTAACCATACCGGGCGAGGCGATAATGCAACTgttcatcaacaaaaacattttgttgaaaaaaaaatcgcgaTGTTGTAACACTCACATGAGTGGGGGGAAGTTTACACCAGAGACCCTTTCTGCTGATATTCAAGGAAAAATTAGATCCACAACATACATGGAACCTGAACAGATAAGCAGTTTAATTAACTCGCTACGGCAAAGTGCGACACAACGTCAAAAATCTTGCATCGATTTTGACGACCCATCCACAATGACGGATGCTGATTATTGGAATCTTACTG GGTTGACGAAAGACCAATTTTCAACTCTTATCGGTGATGTAGACGACATACGGACAACAAAGACCAGGTCCATTCGAACATGCATCGCATTGCTCCTAGTCAAACTAAGAACTAGTTTAGGGAATGCGCTGCTCAGCACTTTGTTCAACATGACGATTGCGCAG ATTCGGCGTGCGTTGAAATCGTCAAGAAAATATTTGATGAAATCGTTCGTGCCAAAGAATATGGGATTTAAACATGTTTCCAGAGAGGAGATAAGAACGACCCATACACGACCTCTAGCGCAAGAATTGTTCGCTGCATCTgaccaaaataaatcaataattgttttagatggaacatatatatatatacaaaaaagttCAAACTTTTCTTTCGCACGTCGGTCGTACTCCATGCACAAGCATAGGCCACTTGTCAAGCCAATGATTGTTGTGTCCACCACTGGCTACATTATATCTATTTTGGGACCGTACTTGGCGGATGGCAAAAACTCAGATGCAAATATACTGAAACACATCATCAATCAAAATACTGAGGATTTTAAG AGCTGGATTCAGGAAGGTGATGTGGTCGTAGTTGACAGAGGTTTCCGAGATGCGTCGACTGTTCTCGAAGAACTTGGTGTAACTATGCAGATGCCATCTTTTATGCGAAAGGGGTCTACACAGCACACAAGCGAAGAGTCTAACAAGTCGAGGCTTGTGACGAAG gtGACTATGTGCGAATTGTTGGAGCAATCTGCAACCGCTTCAGACCGGCTCTAA
- the LOC127856458 gene encoding uncharacterized protein LOC127856458 isoform X1 translates to MSKSYACAICTKRVGPKERRKLKTDGNKQLIKYLRKHMLLTDEVTEKDVVHNSCRLKYTAESAAARLSASPKKNPQHEPSDKKSPFQLNIKSAGFSHTICPICNRKGARSEGFVTIPGEAIMQLFINKNILLKKKSRCCNTHMSGGKFTPETLSADIQGKIRSTTYMEPEQISSLINSLRQSATQRQKSCIDFDDPSTMTDADYWNLTGLTKDQFSTLIGDVDDIRTTKTRSIRTCIALLLVKLRTSLGNALLSTLFNMTIAQIRRALKSSRKYLMKSFVPKNMGFKHVSREEIRTTHTRPLAQELFAASDQNKSIIVLDGTYIYIQKSSNFSFARRSYSMHKHRPLVKPMIVVSTTGYIISILGPYLADGKNSDANILKHIINQNTEDFKSWIQEGDVVVVDRGFRDASTVLEELGVTMQMPSFMRKGSTQHTSEESNKSRLVTKIRWVVESTNGRLKTWTYLARTMPNTQVPFIGDYVRIVGAICNRFRPALSSGDSDQDKIVAERMLYLSGQNNDLQQFISDNDIEKITKASWKPMDELDINCPIMTEDELRCLIFGVYTVKLAASYTQEHMSSDGIYSIHGYVHNRSLLCLKFQSRHVSRKQYRSYIRFKEGSVDAWFCSCPVGARVVGTCAHVTSALWYLCFRRHQTDQPSDGPRNWAADISDAANVSY, encoded by the exons aTGTCTAAATCTTATGCGTGTGCTATATGCACCAAACGTGTGGGCCCAAAAGAAAGGAGGAAATTAAAAACAGATGGCAATAAACAACTTATAAAGTACTTGAGAAAGCATATGCTATTGACAGACGAAGTTACAGAGAAAGACGTTGTTCATAATTCTTGCCGTCTTAAGTATACAGCAGAATCGGCGGCGGCAAGATTAAGTGCATCCCCAAAGAAAAATCCACAACATGAACCGTCTGACAAGAAATCGCCgtttcaattaaacattaaatcaGCTGGGTTCAGCCATACTATATGTCCTATATGTAACAGGAAGGGCGCTCGGTCCGAAGGGTTTGTAACCATACCGGGCGAGGCGATAATGCAACTgttcatcaacaaaaacattttgttgaaaaaaaaatcgcgaTGTTGTAACACTCACATGAGTGGGGGGAAGTTTACACCAGAGACCCTTTCTGCTGATATTCAAGGAAAAATTAGATCCACAACATACATGGAACCTGAACAGATAAGCAGTTTAATTAACTCGCTACGGCAAAGTGCGACACAACGTCAAAAATCTTGCATCGATTTTGACGACCCATCCACAATGACGGATGCTGATTATTGGAATCTTACTG GGTTGACGAAAGACCAATTTTCAACTCTTATCGGTGATGTAGACGACATACGGACAACAAAGACCAGGTCCATTCGAACATGCATCGCATTGCTCCTAGTCAAACTAAGAACTAGTTTAGGGAATGCGCTGCTCAGCACTTTGTTCAACATGACGATTGCGCAG ATTCGGCGTGCGTTGAAATCGTCAAGAAAATATTTGATGAAATCGTTCGTGCCAAAGAATATGGGATTTAAACATGTTTCCAGAGAGGAGATAAGAACGACCCATACACGACCTCTAGCGCAAGAATTGTTCGCTGCATCTgaccaaaataaatcaataattgttttagatggaacatatatatatatacaaaaaagttCAAACTTTTCTTTCGCACGTCGGTCGTACTCCATGCACAAGCATAGGCCACTTGTCAAGCCAATGATTGTTGTGTCCACCACTGGCTACATTATATCTATTTTGGGACCGTACTTGGCGGATGGCAAAAACTCAGATGCAAATATACTGAAACACATCATCAATCAAAATACTGAGGATTTTAAG AGCTGGATTCAGGAAGGTGATGTGGTCGTAGTTGACAGAGGTTTCCGAGATGCGTCGACTGTTCTCGAAGAACTTGGTGTAACTATGCAGATGCCATCTTTTATGCGAAAGGGGTCTACACAGCACACAAGCGAAGAGTCTAACAAGTCGAGGCTTGTGACGAAG ATACGATGGGTTGTCGAGTCAACCAATGGCAGACTCAAGACATGGACATATTTAGCTAGGACAATGCCAAACACCCAAGTGCCatttattg gtGACTATGTGCGAATTGTTGGAGCAATCTGCAACCGCTTCAGACCGGCTCTAAGTAGCGGGGACTCCGATCAAGACAAAATAGTTGCAGAGAGAATGTTGTATTTGTCAGGACAGAACAACGATTTACAACAATTCATCTCTGACAACGACATAGAAAAAATAACCAAGGCATCGTGGAAACCGATGGACGAACTAGACATAAACTGTCCAATAATGACCGAGGATGAACTTAGATGTCTAATCTTTGGTGTATACACAGTTAAGCTGGCGGCTTCTTATACACAAGAGCACATGTCAAGTGACGGAATATACTCAATTCACGGTTATGTGCACAATAGGAGTTTGCTGTGCTTGAAGTTCCAAAGTCGGCATGTGTCCCGAAAGCAATACCGGTCTTACATACGTTTTAAGGAGGGGTCAGTCGACGCATGGTTTTGCAGCTGCCCAGTGGGAGCACGTGTAGTTGGAACATGTGCGCACGTTACAAGTGCGCTGTGGTACCTTTGTTTCAGGCGACACCAAACTGATCAACCGTCAGATGGTCCGAGAAATTGGGCTGCAGACATTTCAGATGCCGCTAACGTGTCATATTAA